Proteins from a genomic interval of Toxotes jaculatrix isolate fToxJac2 chromosome 5, fToxJac2.pri, whole genome shotgun sequence:
- the ppp1r3ab gene encoding uncharacterized protein ppp1r3ab: MEFVGQPRLSGACNFLEVPGLSSLDVDGDEGEVVINIRPKSSPLPRRKSSITDEDSEPEPPLCGSRRVSFADSKGLSLVQVKEFDSRDVPKLPGYDSFPSEGEGKEAEEYFLSPLTFSLPLSTEELFIKVRDQKVELESIELLPGTTILKGVIRVLNISFSKAVYIRTTLDTWSTHFDLLAEYIPGSSDGEMDCFSFKLTLVPPFGEQGARVDFCLRYETPLGTFWSNNNNRNYVLFCHQRMKHKPQKENVNKKSCLKTVSQNFSSVEDITAMDVSFQDNISAVVSKHGEEVDEMKAKQISDGQSGTTVEDEQKLKTEKRQNSSRRSRRKAARMARVREYFAQRDGEANDTERYESPPEAEQAAQAENPKERCSDMQSFSEGSRKSELSQLVSVSLETHSKSLLDVLHDTSPAHGNTSNREPEKSESNNLAESATLTGGESATNIPENPLHSNDEPAPAQCQNINTSVSKAEGKSQKQGTSYKCTNNNSAEPADSVISAVISESLVSQTSSHTFGTVVAPLYHQMFGRVGSESQSVGDWGNPVGATLNIGDLTQSYPHTERKESSCTVPTDVRNNNDKVQGNVIKIQESNQGCLDTTGNSPPAEEEQINLSVTADDSLDYAETLQDLCEIIRSDQQCTNTSEVTKTLSGDTEVCSHAVNILHSDLLNAQIATQSLYLQGEAQEDNLTCDLQNQTTAEAAQAQLPEHMCSQIKTNLNKTHSQTEAQEVMASLEISFLPTQPSQSVSEHVSNDTNQQTSKGGGENESNKDDDIGKTITISTTSASSEADNPSDPFHNLNPNQINHSAAKEITNSHGSCCEIVVEEHFSTPNTSLETQEETKNVEERDKLTNNSCEDETEHSAVTEVSDDAAESVTKAVRSNYHTHDDMFVELKDEGTLKDEPIIASEGLEKTEHCEMEAAVLKQEDFSLADTTEVKNWEMMVEEEEKNILTDQEENEATGLKVDTETVEKDQGGQLEDAGIETSLEHRDTREKEKEKTQEELVEELIAAGENGTKAEGAVWLEDKERAGEKEIWEIMAGKDREEAEKDLGYFQATKTEKEEETAVEMEAEKREEQEETEIEIEKCTAQMQEVNIRRTNVQEKEEIEGEEEMEIVLNTRDKASVVWEDQVQPREENIEEENPKYREEIAVDEAADSEIVDADSEGMTIEGGEDEVWCFEERLDITQNKVEDSLSAPVNSLQDKGVTDKENMRKGENAHIPSEIQPYEEEDFQSAENVTHDRSEAENEFSGMVADSCISAAEPENDQTSHDSASAESDSDDEVELYMHCLRAVHTGAQATKDRNKDAGLSVGKRPSVSRSKLLSTPMPSISESLDEEQHLSCLQGNHEDMDRADIHPTAPSGGKESINRNGLWWKETFSCSNISKMLLYTTLLVVFLVVAYHYDFLACFGLYLISVFWLCCQEERRPVKNTNRIG; the protein is encoded by the exons ATGGAGTTTGTGGGACAACCAAGACTTTCTGGGGCCTGTAATTTCTTAGAGGTGCCAGGCCTCAGCTCTTTGGATGTGGACGGTGATGAGGGTGAAGTGGTCATCAACATCAGGCCcaaatcctctcctctcccacgGAGAAAGAGCTCCATCACTGACGAGGACTCAGAGCCTGAGCCACCCCTCTGTGGCTCCAGGAGAGTGTCCTTTGCAGACTCCAAAGGCCTCAGTTTGGTACAAGTGAAGGAATTTGACTCACGGGATGTACCCAAGCTGCCAGGGTATGACTCCTTCCCTTCTGAGGGTGAAGGTAAAGAGGCAGAGGAATACTTCCTAtctcctctcactttctcccttcCGTTGTCGACTGAGGAGCTGTTCATCAAAGTGCGGGACCAGAAAGTGGAGCTGGAGTCAATCGAGTTACTTCCTGGGACCACAATACTGAAAGGAGTGATCCGTGTCCTCAACATCTCCTTTAGTAAGGCAGTATACATCCGAACCACTTTAGACACCTGGTCCACTCACTTTGACCTCCTGGCGGAGTACATCCCCGGTTCCAGTGACGGTGAGATGGACTGTTTCTCATTCAAGCTCACCTTAGTGCCCCCATTCGGGGAGCAGGGAGCCAGAGTTGACTTTTGCCTGCGGTACGAGACTCCACTGGGGACATTCTGGTCCAACAATAACAACAGGAATTACGTGCTGTTCTGTCACCAGAGAAtgaaacacaaaccacagaagGAAAATGTGAACAAGAAAAGCTGCCTAAAGACTGTCAG TCAGAACTTCTCCTCTGTGGAAGACATTACAGCCATGGACGTTTCATTTCAGGACAATATTTCAGCAG TTGTGTCAAAACATGGAGAGGAAGTGGATGAGATGAAAGCCAAGCAAATCTCTGATGGTCAGTCAGGAACAACAGTGGAAGATGAGCAGAAATTAAAG ACTGAGAAGAGACAAAACAGCAGCCGAAGAAGTCGCAGAAAGGCTGCTCGGATGGCCCGGGTGAGGGAATACTTTGCTCAGAGAGATGGGGAAGCGAATGACACTGAAAGGTATGAATCACCTCCAGAAGCAGAACAGGCAGCACAAGCAGAAAACCCAAAGGAAAGGTGCTCAGACATGCAGTCATTTTCTGAGGGGAGCAGAAAATCAGAGCTTTCTCAgcttgtttctgtgtctctggaaacacacagcaaatccCTGCTTGATGTTCTACATGATACGTCACCAGCACATGGCAACACATCTAACCGCGAGCCAGAGAAATCTGAGAGCAACAATTTGGCTGAGTCAGCCACATTAACAGGAGGTGAGAGTGCCACAAATATCCCAGAGAATCCGCTGCATTCAAATGATGAGCCTGCTCCTGCACAATGCCAAAATATCAACACGTCTGTCTCCAAAGCTGAGGGGAAAAGTCAGAAGCAAGGCACAAGTTATAAATGTACTAACAACAATTCAGCTGAACCAGCTGACAGTGTTATTTCAGCGGTGATCAGCGAAAGCCTTGTTAGCCAGACCAGCAGCCACACATTTGGAACGGTGGTGGCTCCACTGTATCATCAGATGTTTGGCAGAGTGGGAAGTGAAAGTCAGAGCGTAGGTGACTGGGGAAATCCTGTGGGGGCTACACTGAATATTGGAGACTTAACTCAAAGTTATCCTCatactgaaagaaaagaaagcagctGCACAGTTCCAACAGATGTTagaaataataatgacaaagtTCAGGGAAATGTGATCAAGATTCAGGAATCAAACCAAGGATGCTTAGATACCACTGGAAATAGTCCTCCCGCTGAGGAAGAACAGATAAATTTGAGCGTGACAGCAGATGACAGCCTGGACTATGCAGAAACTTTGCAGGATCTATGTGAGATTATCAGGTCAGACCAGCAATGCACAAATACATCTGAAGTTACAAAAACTCTATCTGGAGATACAGAAGTATGTTCACAtgctgtgaacattttacattCAGATTTGTTGAATGCACAAATAGCCACTCAGAGTTTATATCTCCAGGGAGAAGCACAGGAAGACAATCTGACATGTGACCTCCAAAACCAAACTacagcagaagcagcacagGCTCAGCTGCCAGAGCATATGTGttcacaaattaaaacaaatctaaataaaacacattcacaaactgaAGCTCAAGAAGTCATGGCCAGTTTAGAAATTTCATTTCTGCCAACTCAGCCTTCTCAGAGTGTGTCAGAGCATGTTAGTAATGATACAAACCAACAGACCAGCAAAGGTGGTGGAGAAAATGAGTCAAACAAAGACGATGACATTGGCAAAACCATAACAATATCAACAACCAGTGCATCTTCAGAGGCAGATAACCCTTCAGATCCTTTTCATAATTTGAATCCCAATCAAATCAATCATTCAGCTGCAAAAGAAATCACAAATAGCCACGGATCTTGTTGTGAAATTGTAGTGGAAGAGCATTTCTCAACACCTAATACATCTCTGGAAACTCAGGAGGAAACCAAAAATGTGGAAGAAAGAGATAAGTTGACTAACAATTCGTGTGAAGATGAAACAGAACATTCAGCTGTAACTGAGGTTAGTGATGATGCAGCTGAGTCAGTGACAAAAGCAGTGAGAAGCAACTATCACACACATGATGACATGTTTGTGGAGCTGAAAGATGAAGGCACTTTAAAAGATGAGCCAATTATTGCTTCAGAGGGATTAGAAAAAACGGAGCATTGTGAAATGGAAGCAGCTGTCTTAAAACAGGAGGATTTCAGTTTAGCAGACACTACTGAGGTAAAAAACTGGGAAATGATggttgaagaggaggagaagaataTATTAACAGATCAAGAGGAAAATGAGGCAACGGGTTTAAAAGTGGACACTGAAACAGTGGAGAAAGACCAAGGAGGACAGTTAGAGGATGCAGGGATAGAGACATCATTAGAACATAGAGATaccagagagaaggaaaaagagaagacacaGGAAGAACTGGTGGAGGAGCTCATAGCTGCAGGGGAGAATGGGACCAAGGCTGAAGGTGCTGTGTGGTTAGAGGACaaggagagagctggagagaaggAAATCTGGGAGATTATGGCTGGAAAAGATAGGGAAGAGGCTGAGAAAGACTTAGGATATTTTCAAgccacaaagacagaaaaggaggaagaaacagCTGTGGAGATggaagcagagaagagagaagaacaagaggagacagagatagagatagaAAAATGCACCGCACAAATGCAAGAGGTCAATATCAGAAGGACGAATGTCcaagaaaaagaggagatagagggggaggaagaaatGGAAATTGTTTTGAACACTAGAGACAAAGCCAGTGTTGTGTGGGAGGATCAGGTACAACCAAGGGAGGAAAACATAGAAGAGGAGAATCCAAAGTACAGGGAGGAAATTGCAGTTGATGAAGCAGCAGACTCAGAGATTGTAGATGCAGACTCAGAGGGCATGACAATAGAGGGTGGGGAAGATGAAGTATGGTGTTTTGAAGAGAGGTTAGACATTACACAAAACAAGGTTGAGGATAGTTTGTCTGCTCCGGTGAACAGTCTGCAGGACAAGGGAgtgacagacaaagaaaatatgaGGAAGGGGGAAAATGCACACATCCCAAGTGAAATACAACCTTATGAAGAGGAGGATTTTCAAAGCGCAGAGAATGTTACACATGATCGATCAGAGGCTGAGAATGAATTCTCCGGTATGGTCGCAGACTCGTGCATTTCAGCAGCTGAACCTGAAAATGACCAAACAAGCCACGACAGCGCTTCAGCAGAGTCCGACTCAGACGATGAGGTGGAGTTGTACATGCACTGTCTGAGGGCTGTTCACACTGGGGCACAGGCcactaaagacagaaacaaagatgcAGGTCTTAGTGTGGGTAAAAGACCCTCAGTAAGCAGAAGCAAACTGCTGTCCACACCCATGCCCTCCATAAGTGAGTCTCTGGATGAGGAACAACACCTCAGCTGCCTTCAGGGCAATCATGAAGACATGGACAGAGCAGATATCCATCCCACAGCACCGTCAGGTGGAAAGGAAAGCATCAATAGGAATGGTTTATGGTGGAAAGAGACTTTTTCCTGTAGCAATATCTCAAAAATGTTGTTATACACCACTTTGTTAGTGGTATTTTTAGTTGTGGCATACCATTATGATTTCCTTGCCTGCTTTGGACTCTACTTGATATCAGTGTTTTGGCTCTGCTGTCAAGAAGAGAGACGACCAGTTAAGAACACGAACAGAATTGGCTga
- the bmt2 gene encoding S-adenosylmethionine sensor upstream of mTORC1, with product MDPRDNVETGETESHSELFYVPIPEEAPCRNEQEKLSGVVKNVHRKLRRKYREVGDFDKIWREHCEDEQTLSEYALAMKNLADNHWTKNCEGEGRIEWCRSVCQEYFLDGGMKRMLEKDEKSATLAMGLTAASVSAQPYSTIPSSISQLGKMRLLDVGSCFNPFLKFDEFLTVGIDIVPAVESVYKCDFLNLQLQQPLQLAGDAVEAFLRHLHNPIDALPAQLFHVVVFSLLLSYFPSPYQRWICCKKAHELLELHGLLLIITPDSSHQNRHALMMRSWRVAVESLGFKRYKYVKYSHMHLIAFRKVSLATTSDLVSRNYPEMLYIPQDFHSNEEEDFADVPVQVRSEFEDEQLAWGFTELPDTPYDSDSGESQSSSVPGFHELEDPILLQS from the exons ATGGACCCCAGGGACAATGTCGAGACAGGGGAGACGGAAAGCCACTCGGAGCTGTTCTACGTGCCGATCCCTGAAGAAGCACCGTGCAGGAATGAGCAGGAGAAGTTGTCAGGGGTCGTCAAAAACGTCCACAGAAAACTGCGTAGGAAATACAGAGAGG TGGGTGACTTCGATAAGATCTGGCGTGAGCACTGTGAGGATGAGCAGACATTGAGTGAGTATGCCCTGGCCATGAAGAATCTTGCAGACAACCACTGGACCAAAAACTGCGAAGGAGAGGGACGCATCGAATGGTGCCGCAG TGTCTGTCAGGAATATTTTTTGGATGGCGGGATGAAAAGAATGTTagaaaaggatgaaaaaagTGCCACGCTTGCCATGGGTCTTACTGCAGCATCTGTAAGTGCCCAACCATACAGCACCATCCCCAG CTCAATCTCCCAGCTGGGAAAAATGCGTCTTCTTGACGTGGGAAGCTGCTTCAACCCTTTCTTGAAGTTCGATGAATTCCTTACAGTTGGTATTGACATAGTGCCTGCAGTTGAG aGTGTGTACAAGTGTGACTTCCTCAACCTTCAGCTCCAGCAGCCTCTGCAGCTGGCAGGTGATGCAGTAGAGGCCTTCCTGCGCCACCTCCACAACCCCATCGATGCTCTGCCTGCTCAACTTTTCCACGTAGTGGTCTTCTCGCTGCTCCTCTCTTACTTCCCCTCGCCATACCAGCGCTGGATCTGCTGCAAGAAGGCTCACGAGCTGTTGGAGCTGCACGGCCTGCTGCTCATCATCACACCTGATTCGTCCCACCAAAACCGCCACGCTCTCATGATGCGTAGCTGGCGGGTCGCAGTGGAGTCACTGGGCTTCAAGCGCTACAAATACGTCAAGTATTCCCACATGCATCTCATCGCCTTCCGAAAGGTGTCTCTGGCCACCACCAGTGACCTGGTGTCGCGCAACTACCCCGAGATGCTCTACATCCCTCAGGACTTCCACTCCAATGAGGAGGAAGACTTTGCCGATGTGCCCGTACAGGTGCGCTCCGAGTTTGAGGATGAGCAGCTGGCTTGGGGCTTCACAGAGCTACCAGACACGCCCTATGATTCAGATTCTGGGGAGAGCCAGAGCAGCTCGGTGCCTGGCTTCCATGAGCTAGAGGACCCCATCCTGCTTCAGAGCTAG